The genomic stretch gttttgggggcTGGTGTTCAGGTGGAGTCTGTGCACCTGTGTGGGTGAGGATCCCCCAGCTCTGATCACACTCCTGCAATGTGCCCTTTGAGTCCCTCTGCCCACCCAGGTCCCAGtgtgcagcccaggctggggtgcTGGCCCTGTGCTATACAAGGTGAGGACACCCAGATACTTCTccatcccagcacaggatgCTGCAAGGAGCCTGGCAGggaatttaatttattgatgctgggctgggagcatcGTCTCTCGGCAAACCTCCCACGATCAATAGAAACTCCATTACGCTCCAGCGTGGCCCAGCTGGGCTCCTCAATAATTCATCCCCATGTGCGGGCATCCTGCACCCTGCTCTGCTTGCACCTCTGCATTGCAGGCCTGACCTggcttcccccagccccaggggtgGCTCTGACCCAGTGGGGAAGCCTGGGTCTCCATGATGCCTGATGTGGGGCATGCAATGCTGGGGTGTAGGGTGAGACTGGGACTTCTTATTGGGCTGAGGCCGCTTGGCTTGGGTACCCTGGGGTGTGGGGAAAAGTTGGGGAGGGGGGGTCTCTGCCTGCTCTTCACAGTATCTTCTGTTTCCAGCGTGTGTCCCTGGCCCCTCAGGTTGGCCCTGTGGTGATGGCAAAGCGGCACCGTTCTTCTGTGGTAGCCCACAATGCCGTGAGTAGAGACCCCAGcatgccctgggcagggatggggtggaCGGGCTTTCCCCGTGCCAGAAGGCAATGCTGCAGCCCTCAGTCCTGTGGATGCTGTGGGGACAGTGCTCAGCTGTCTCCTCTGGGTGCCTGTGTCCTTCAGCCTGTATCACCTTGGTCCCAGTGGGGACAGCATCCCTGGCTACGCTGGACCACTGCCCTGAAACCTGTATTCCCCCTGTAACCATGGTGGCAGCATCCCTGGCTGTGCAGGACCACAGGGGTGGGGATCAGGTGGAGCAGAGATCACGTGGGAGATGTTGGAGAACTGTGGGGCTGCAGACACATATCTCATTGGTCTCCCATTTTGACAGGTGAGTGTCCCCTCTATGCCCCCTCCTGCTGAGGTCCCAGGCTCTGCTGACAGCCTCCTGCCTGCTGTTCTGGTGCCACAACGCCGCTCTCGCCAGGGACATCGTGTCTCCACACGTGCAGGTCACAGAGAGGGCTGAGAAGGGGGTTGACGGGTGGTATAGGACCAACCTCAAGGTGCTGCTGTcacaggggagggaggggatctGTTGGGGGATGCTTGTCCCCaccatggtggtgctggggctCTCTGGATGTGCCAAACGCCACTGTCTCATGCAGAGATTCTCTGGGAGGTGGGAAGCCTCCCCACGTCCTAACTGGTATTTGGGGTGGCTTGCCTTTCAGGTCTCCCTCCActgcctcctgcctctgcagagctgaccACGGTGTGGGGCACCAATGAAGATCTGGGCTGCCATGCTGCGGGGCAGGAGAGCCACACTGAGGGCAGCTCAGTGGGGCAGCCAGAACCAGCCCCCTTCCCCTCACCTCCACAGAGCCTCCCACCAGTCCAGCACAAGTTCACCTCCAAAACAGTGGGTGACCTAGCCTCTCTCTCCTCTGGGGaggtgggcaggggagagagCCATGGGGTGGGGGGCAAGGCTGTCCTTCATCCCCCAATGCCTTAGCTCTGCCTGCAGGGGGAATGGATAGAGACAGTGGGACCTGGCTGGGAGAAGATAAAGAAGTGGTATTGGGTATCTGCAAGAAGGGGGAGGCCCTGATTCTGTTCCCTGTCTCCAGGTGATCCGCCCTGAGCCATGTGGTGTCTGTGGTTCCCGCATCCGCTTTGGGAAGACTGCCATCAAGTgctgccagtgccagctgctgctgcacgcCAAGTGCCGGGAGCAGTGCCCCAGCCTCTGTGTACCCAGGCCTCACCACCACGCCTGGCCCCGTGAGGTGAGGGGGGCACAGCAGTGCTTGGGCTCCTCTCCATGTCCCCATGAGGCTTTGGGGCTACTGGCCCTGGGATGCTGGGCCTCTGCCCaccctggctgcagggctgtgtggtGGGCACAGCACAAGTTGGCGTTGTTCTCCCCAGGGTGTGCTGGCTGACTTTGCGCCCTCCACGCCGCCCCTGGTGCCCACGCTGGTGGTGCAGTGTGTGACCGAGGTGGAGACACGAGGCTTGACAGAGGTAGGGGCCAGGATGGTGAGGCGGCAATGCTGTGGTTCCCAcggggctgagcccctttccctgtgctccagacAGGCCTGTACCGAGTGCCAGGCGCAGAGCAGCTGGTGCGGGAGTGGAAGCGGAAgctgctgagggctgggggCGTGCTGCCTGCCCTCAGCAGCGTGACTGACATCCATGTGGTGTGTGGGGTGCTCAAGGACTTTCTGCGGGGGCTCAAGGAACCATTGGTCACCTTCAGCCTCCACCCTGCCTTCCTGAGGGCTGCCGGTGAGCAGGAGTCCCAAGgtgagggagggggaagggactGCTTCTCCCCTAACACTGCTGCCTGGTGCTGCCACAGACATCCCCGATGATGCTGCCAGTGACACAGCCCTGCGCCATGTGGTGAGCAAGCTGCCCCCAGCCAACAGGGATACCCTGGCTTTCCTCATGCTGCACCTGTTCAGGTGAGTGGCTCCTCCTGGCACGGGTCTGTCCCCATCTCCTGACTCTCTGCCCCTCACCCAGGCTTTGTGCCCTAGAGCAGGAAAGCTGCGGATGAGGAGCCCCTGGGCTGGACAGCATGCTCACACCCTCTGTCCCCCCTTGCAGGGTGTCGCAGAGCCCCGACTGTAAGATGGATGTGCTCAACCTGTCCCGCGTGTTTGGCCCTACGCTGGTGGGACACAGCTCAGCCAACCCCACACCACTCGCCATCATGGAGGACACGCCACGACAGTGCAAGGTGAGGGGTCTCTGAGGTGTGGGGTGTAATCTGGCCACTGCCAATGTCCCCATCTTCCACCTCTCTCTGCCCAGGTGGTGGCTCGTCTCCTTTCACTGCCACCCAGCTTCTGGAGAGGCTTtgtggggacagagcaggagaaCCTGGTGCCAATACCAGCCCCGAGGCGTGAATGTGGTGAGGACAGGAGCCCTAGCCTCCACCCACCCTGGCCTTTGGCTTCTTTGGTCCCGGTTTTCCATGACCGGGGTGAGAGAGCTGTCCCCACTCTGTCCTGCAGAACCGTTCTTCCAGCCCATTGCCTCCCCGGAGCCCAAGCCAGGccagctgagcccagctggCACCTGCTGCCTCCCCAGCACCCTGCGGAGCTGCGTGGGCACGGCCACCCGGCCCCCGTGAGTGCTGTTGGGTGTGGGTGGGGGCCCAGGGGAGCTCGCTTTGTACCCCTGACTCATCTCTCCCCACGCAGGCAGGGGCCGGCCCCGAGGAAGGTGGGCCggttcttcccttctcctgtgtAGCCTGCAGCAGTGGCTCCCTTGAGACACGGAGCCAGCACTGGAGGGAGGAGTGAGGACTGCGGGACCGGCAGCTGCCTGTGGGGTGACAGTGCCGAGCtcaaagctctgctctgcttccctggggactggggagcagagctggctctgtCCAGCTGTGGTGGCAGGGACACTGCCCTAATGCTGTACCTTGAATCAGGTTTGTATTAAATGTTTGCAGCAAAACACacctggctgtggctgctgtctGTCCTGCCCTGCTACTGCCAGGGGTTGGGGCACACCGGAGCCTGGCTGGGCAGCAGACAAGAGCTGAGCAATGCTCCACAGAACCTCTGCTTTGGGAGGGCAGGCAGACCCTTCCCACCCAAGCTGAAGCCCTCTTCTGCTCTGGAGCCCCGGCTGTGGGAGGCCCCTCTTTGAGCCCAGATGTTGGCCTCAAGTAATTGGAGCTGttgctgctcagggcaggacaACCTTAAAGTGTTTCCAGACTTCCTGGCACCTCAGTGGAGGCCTCTTTaactccttcctcccctccagccCGGGCAGTGCTAGAGGCGCACAAAGCGCAAGCAGGGCTGAGATGTACAGCTCTTTCCCTCCAAGAGGGGGGAAGCAGGATCATGCTGTAATGAAGCAAGGTCCCAGGAAAGGCTCGTCCCCAGATAACTGAAGGGGGCAACCAGTGCAGAAGGACCTTAGGGAAAAGAGGCATTACACAACAGGGATGAGAACTGCCCCATGGCCACATCAAGCAGCCAATAAACCTTTGTCCCTACTAAAAGCCAGACCAGATGGGGCACGAGAGAAAATTCATGTGCAATCCTGAAAGTAAGTACTTTGGCTCAGTTTTCCCCGGCGCAGGAGTGTACACCAGAGGGCAAGGAAATTAACACATCCAAGGCAGAGGCAAAACTGAAGGAGTTTAATGTGCTTAAAGCTAGGGAACAGCTAATCCCTGCCCAGGACCACAGGAGaactggcacagggctgggagcaagGATTTACTCCAAATCCATCAAACTGGGATGGTACTGGATGGATGGAGAATACCTAATGCAGTGCCTTGCTGAAGGTGAGAGACATGATGGGGCCATTGGTGGAGTGTAGGGCTTTAGCACAGAGTTTAAAACCAGGGAAGTAAAAGGATAAAGAGCAGCGTTGGTTACTGTAGACAATCTGTACCAGGCTCAGGAGGAAACTGTCTTCCATAAAATCAGGTTTTTGAGGCAAAGTGAGGTGCTAGATCTCTGCCACTTGCACACACATTAAGTTGATTGCTCTGGTGCCCAGTGGATGTGGCTGGTGACAGGGGGAGACATGCAGTGAGCCCCCCCAAGCTGCAGCCATGCTGGTGTGAAGGAGGCTGTTGGCCCACCAGGGTAGCAGAGGCATGCTGCCCTCACTCTGAGCCCTGCCTAGGCAGCAGGCACAGGTCTCCACCTGACAGGAGCAGGCTTGGTAGGGCTGGCAGATCTCCTGGCTTGCACTGAGCCCATGGGGCAGAGGTGGTACTGGGGGAAGGGGTGTTCTTGCAGCTCCCTCCAGGGCCAGCAGGCTGCTAGTCCAACCCAGCCCTCATGTGTCTGCCAGTGCCCTTAGGacagcctggcactgctgtttTCCCAGCAGTAGGCAGGAGCCCAGCTCAGGCTGTTGCAATCATGCTGAAATCAGGAGCCTCAGATTACTCCTGTGGGGTGAGCTGCCTACACATGACAGGCACATTCAAAGCTCCCAGGTCTTGGAGATGGGCCAAGACCTTCCAGGGAGTTGCAGACAGCAAATGGTACAGGGAGAGACTGGTGAGGAGAGGCAAGGTGGTGCTGGTAGTGCCCTTCGGTGGAGAAACACAACTTAAGTTGGACCTAAGACAGTGCAGGCAGCAAGTGCTCCCTGCATATGCACACAGTCTGGTGCCAGGGCCATGTACTGTCCCCAAAGCCATCACCCTGGCCCAGGGCTGGTCCCTGGGCTGCAAGAGAAGCAGCATGCAAGGCTGATGCTCATCAGCTTTAATGTCTGTCTGGAGCAGTAGTCAGGCACTTGCAGAGCTCCTGGCCTGCACCTACCcctctgggggtgctgggaacCTCCCAGGATGTGAGGCCTCAGTGCAGGCTCTTGTTgtggggcacagcagggagagggtgGCTGGTGCTGCCTGTGACTCAAAGGATAATCTGGTTTTTGTAGCTGCGGCTCAGCTCCTTATGTGGAAGGACAATGGAGTTGAGAATAACGACCTCAGCGGGAATGGTGACGCTGCAGCCTGAGGGGAGAATGCAAAAGGTTTAGCTAGAGGGAAGAAGCTGCCTCAttgagcagggccagggccatTCCATGCAGCAAAGACATACCCAGGATTGTGATGGATGGTGTGAGGCGCCCATCCCGGAAAAGGGTCTCGCTGTCGATCTTGGCATAGGGATCGTTGGGGTTGGGGTCGCTCGGCGTTCCT from Corvus hawaiiensis isolate bCorHaw1 chromosome 7, bCorHaw1.pri.cur, whole genome shotgun sequence encodes the following:
- the LOC125328980 gene encoding rac GTPase-activating protein 1-like; translation: MLRQRCGQLLARLEHGLQLLELGGSVEEDYIRIARCFEATRQRCCRLEKDGRRAREQLARVEAERATLEVKLKHARNQVEVEMKKRHRAEAELEKQERKLQLVLELLMREPWGNEALSREQCSVLSALTGRRLGAALAPVRRSSAVDESCQSLLSHSDISYDRTEDDVDVDMTVVRTLKRKVTERQRVSLAPQVGPVVMAKRHRSSVVAHNAVSVPSMPPPAEVPGSADSLLPAVLVPQRRSRQGHRVSTRAGLPPLPPASAELTTVWGTNEDLGCHAAGQESHTEGSSVGQPEPAPFPSPPQSLPPVQHKFTSKTVIRPEPCGVCGSRIRFGKTAIKCCQCQLLLHAKCREQCPSLCVPRPHHHAWPREGVLADFAPSTPPLVPTLVVQCVTEVETRGLTETGLYRVPGAEQLVREWKRKLLRAGGVLPALSSVTDIHVVCGVLKDFLRGLKEPLVTFSLHPAFLRAADIPDDAASDTALRHVVSKLPPANRDTLAFLMLHLFRVSQSPDCKMDVLNLSRVFGPTLVGHSSANPTPLAIMEDTPRQCKVVARLLSLPPSFWRGFVGTEQENLVPIPAPRRECEPFFQPIASPEPKPGQLSPAGTCCLPSTLRSCVGTATRPPQGPAPRKVGRFFPSPV